The following is a genomic window from Bactrocera tryoni isolate S06 chromosome 2, CSIRO_BtryS06_freeze2, whole genome shotgun sequence.
AGATCCGATTCTTGTAACAACAGTAGAATTGGTAAATCTTatgtgtttaataaaaaaaagaacaatatAGTGTTTATAGGATCCTACATTATAGTGTTTATAGGATCCTACATTTGAAATCGATGCTAACCAAATAATCTCTGCGAATTTACCAGAGAAAGTTAAGCTAAAGGAAGAAGAGCGTTTGGCTGCCATAGTATTTATTATTACAGAGGAATGTGCAGTTTGCCCACGTGGAGCCCTTTATAAGCTTACGGATGGACGTGTTATACCCAACCAGATGTTTCGTGGCCTCAACGATCTgcaagttgaaaatatttcgaactACCAAATACTTCGATTACCACGAAACGATTTAAAGCACAATTTGCTGAAGCGCAGTGATTACAACTACGCCATTGATTTCTTAGACTGTATAGCCGATGTAATACCGCTTCGTCAAGCATTTTCTTTGAACTTAATGAGAAATGAACGCTTAATAATTATAAAGTCTTGTCTATGGCCAGGCATGACATTTTTTCATAAGTTAAACTCGCGTAAACatggttttctttattttggaGACGGCAAGAAAAATTATGATCTACTCTTTATGTACTAACAATCTCTAATCTCTAATTTCTTGTagctttagttttaaaaataaaataatggatttaCCTACATTAACTATATTTGTAAtggctttgttttgttttgaaaatgcaACGAAATCAccttatttgttttgttttacgggaaaacaataaaataatttatggtGTAAGATTAATGATGATACAGAATGCTATGTTGAAGCTTACCTCCTACGTAACCCGTTTTGGCTTTTGGACGAAGACAACTATCTTCATTAGCTGTATTCGAAAGGGAATCATTTTCGATCTTCCGTCGTTTAGCATCTGGAGCATCAGTATCTGTATTCTCATCAATATCAATAGTAGGGCTAACTTgcgattccacaattttttccGACGACATCGTTTCGACCGCATTCATATGCATTATATCCGAAATGCTCTTGTCTAAATCTGAACGTAATTTGTTGTCGTGATCTTCACACAACGAATTATTTTCTGATGTTACCTTATACAATGGTTCGTCCGAATTATCAAGTGCATCAAGTGCCAGCCCAGTATAATCTTGCAGAAAGATGTGTTTTTCCATACATTTTTCACAAATCATTTCTGCACAGATATCAGCGTTAGctattttttttgtggattcAGACATATCTAAATGAATCAAATGAAACCAATCTTCGCAAACTGTGCACTGCAACATCACTTCTTCCGTGGTTCGCTCAGGGTCTGGGTATGGCCTATGACATTTACAATATAATCCTTGaaagttttggttatataaGTTTTCGGAATTACACTCTTGTGGTATTGGCAATCCAACATTAAGTAGACAGCATTGTTGGGTAGACATTTTTTCCGTGGGGCAATCGCAACGAAAATTACGTTTTGTATACAATTCGACAAGTTCGTGATTTTCGTGGCAACGATAAGAACATGCTAAACAGATTCCAGCGCATTTATTCAAGTCAGTACGACCTTCAGGACAGCAAGTTAAACAAGAGTAAAGAGCCTGCCTCTTAATGGCTCCCTGAGAATATGTGCAACATTTCTCATCTGAAGCGCCTAAAACAGCATTGTATTCCTCTTCTAAATCGTGCTCCTCTTGCAAGACATCAACCATTGTAACACTAGACTCATCTAAAGAATTTTCCGTCTGTTCAGAACTCATTGTAAAAACACCTTTTTTAGCTAGCTTTGTAATAAAACTTTTATACCGGTCTGcaacaaatacttaaaaatgATAGAAAGTTGTCCAATCGATcttcacaaatttataaatacatacatgtacaattAACATAACTTGGCGCGCGCCCAGAAAGTCTTTTTATTTACAAGTTATCGAAAATGCTACCAGATGTAATAACTTTACATCAATTCAAGTTAGATGAATTGTCATTAGTGGTTGAATTACCTCAACGTTAGAGGAAACAAATTAATTAGCAGATACAAATGAAGTACAAAGTTCTATACAAACAATATAGTACTAATATAATCCGTTTTCATACCTATGTACATtagacataaaaaatattggccAGTGAAAATAGCTAACTCAGGAAATAATTATTGTCAGCGGAGATGGGATGTAACATTAATCGCGAAGATATCGATAAATAAACAACAGAAATTCTCCCTTAACAAATTCATAGTTGGTAATTTGCATCGGTtagcttatttattattttatttagaagtTATATATTTTCTACGAAATGAATGCTCCACCAACGTTCGAATCTTTTTTACTGTATGAAGGTGAAAAGAAGTAAGTTGTTAATATTTAACAAGCTATCTAATAATGAGGCTAACCTGTTGATTTTTAGAATCATCAAAGAGTTGGATACAAAGGTTACAAACGCTGCGATATTCACAGTCAACAAGGAGGATCATACACTTGGCAATATGATTAGAAAGTATATAGTAATgaaattacttcaaataaatcttaatatgtttttgttttagtcaACTTTTAAAGGATCCAAATGTTCTTTTTGCTGGGTACAAAGTGCCGCATCCATTGGAGCACAAATTTGTTATAAGAATACAAACTACTTCCGATTACTCACCGCATGAAGCATTCATGAATGCGATAACAGATTTATTAGCAGAACTATCATTGTTTGAGGAGCGATTTAAAGTAAATTACGAATTGTGTTCATTAATTTTGTTGATACTAATCAAGCTTGAATTTTGCCTATAGGAAGCTATTAAGGAAAAAAGGGAAGGTGGCGATTAAATAATTCATTTCGAAAATATGGATGATCACATCCCCAAGACAAAGTCAAacatacaattattatataatggACTTgattaagataataaaataaaataataacaaaaagagCAAATTTGAGTTAcagttgttttatttaataatatgtaaaaatggccgaattatttcaataatatgaTTGCAATaagaatataatatattcatattatgtagaatattttataaacttttaagtAGGTATGAAATTAACAAATTCAATTATATCGTTATATTagcatatattaattatttaagcaaTTGTTTTGCCATGTTTGGTTCCATTTGATAATTCCatttggtcaaataaaaaagttttcctatagacggttccgacaaatgagcagcttctagaGATTTTGACAATTATTAGCAAATGGTACTCACATTCCAACACCAGCAATCCATTAGGAACAATTTGCTGATCGCGGACGTAGCTCTTCAACAGTCTTattaatgtttatatacaagtttATGTTCATATGTcactaaaaatttttcatatacatatatatttgaaattttttaaataactagCCTAAGTCCTCGTCTttgctgtatgtatgtacatcagtATGTATGATGTAACATTTTCACAAATATCCTATCacttgaaataaattatacGTAAAATATGTCAGAGTCTTTGCATAATACTGCATCGAATAtcgttacacatacatatgcttctTGTTATAGTGTATAAAAATGCAATGCGTCGCACGCCCTTTTCTAATTATATagtaatgtttttttcaaaatttatcgaATGTATTTGCAAAATTGACGTCTGAAACCCAGATAGTAGTGCACGTACATAAGTAACACAAACTTGATCGTTgccgtttaaatattgcattgttcTGTGCAATGCTTCAGGATTATTCGTAAGCTATTATGAAATCAtaacaaattattattcaacTTTTTCTTGTGCAGTAACAACTATCAGTATTAtccctatacatatgtaaagaaaTATTACTGTACCCTGTCAGTAGTTGTgtgatattattttgtttttgcttttttaggcaaaaaatattaaaatgattctTACATTAATATATGGAACACGtgattatgatttgaaatacaattttgtttatatatgaattgtttttacttttaaccTAAAACAATGCATGCATGCTACATCCCGACGTTACAAACTACCtatccaccaattttcagccaaatagGTTCGGCCGTTGAgttatcaatatacatatacatacttatgtatattacaaaattgacaatgattttgcaaaaaataccTCCGTCAGGACCTTCTGCAGGATAAAATGTTCCCgttaatgaaatattatacatattatcaTCGCTATATGCAGATATAATGCTATAAAacctaaataaaattttgtgaatgaaaaaaatatacatatctaaattaTAGGCTACATAAATCACTTCACACTCTTTAAATGGATATAATTTGCAATACCAAATTTCTTCGGGTAactcaatataaaattaaatatctagCTTGCCTTATTCATGGGTTaattaaaaagcttaaaaatataCCGCATATTTATCTATATCGAAatgatataatttaattatttgttaacaaataaatttacaacaagtaaatttggttgtaaaaatgcaattttttcccTATCTACATATTTCAATCGCacatttaaataaagtaaatcacaacataatcggcgattaacaacaaaatatattttgtattttgttacaTGTTGCgtgtaaaattacaaataacaaaCTAGTTTTAAGCAGCTATTTTAAAGTAATAGTAATGACACAAagagtgtttttatttctttagttcTTTGCAACTCTAAAATTTGTATTAGttaaagaatttataaaattatattagaatcaacaaatataaattttagctATACTTCTTTACAAGTGTTTGTATGACTAAGTGAAAGAAgagaattatgtacatatgtacacgcaCATGAGTAGCAAACAATAAGGTTTAGTCCTCAACTATTTATCACAAacgcataatatttaaaaatatacacatatgtatgcatattgaAAAAGTCGAAATGTTCAATATCGTTAGTTAGTAGATAAACATActataatacataataatatatatagtaaataaagtTTTGCTACCACTCGTCTTCAGCGCATTCACCCGTTACGTGACCGAAAACTAAAAGAGggaataatttaattaatcctATCGGAACCTCAtataatttggcaaaaatttacCTTCACAGGTTTCACAGTATTTTCGTGGTTCTGGTAATTTCCGGACCTTCCTTTCTGTCGCTGCGGTCAACGGTGGAGGTGAGTAGTCTCGATCATCGGATGCTTGAAGAGGGCAGTCTTCGGTTTCGTGTTTGTCAAATTCATCGCAAATATCGCAGAAAACACGAGGAGCTGGTTTCCGCTTAGCGATTAATTCAAAAGCTTTCGGTCTAAAAAGATCAAagatatttacatttacatcaCTTGAGTAAAAGTTTGTGCTTCGTGTATTTATATCTGCATAACAATAGATTaagcaaagaaattaaaaaaaatgtatatttttagttCATGTTCAATTCTCAACAAAATTATTaaccataaaaaatacaatatcaaATTCtaagaaagaaataaataaaactggaACAAAGTTTGCCGTGAATTCGCATTTTTCACgacttaaataaaacatttaactgATATTGTGCTTTATTGCACCTGGTAAGagctttttaataaataaaaaaagtgttttgtgCAATGAAGACTTACATGTGTATCAATAATAGAAATTATtggtgttttaaaaaaaatgtgtatagtaaatattttcatgttCTACTTACTGAGTAAAGTCTGTGGGTAACGCTTCTAGTGCTTCGATCTTAGCCTTTAAAGAGTCATTTTTCTTTTGCATGTCCGCAATTATAGAATTCAGGAAGTTGATTTGTGCTAAGTTGCCTTCTGGTTCTTCACCCTAGAATAATTTACTTAACTTTTATGCATACAATAAGAATGGGGCAACTAAATATCGCCCATTTAATAAAAGACTGACGTTAGTCAAAAAGTCGTTTTTAAGTAATGCAGAATTAACTGTACTTTCatttgtacatactatatattagaaataaagaaaatatttagaaaagcatagtaaaattatagaaagaaTTTGATTgacaattataaatatattttctctttGGGTTTTATTTATCAgtcttttattaaattaaacatacatatttatgtatgtaagaattTGTTTGCTTACCTCTTTTGGCACATCAGCAGTTGCTGAATTATTTGGTTTCAATACTTTCAATGCTTGTAATTCATTGATACGACTTTGTGCAGCAACTATTTCACGAGTTTTTTCTAAATCAAGACTCTCAAGTTTTCGTTGTATTTTAACGTTATcactatttaaattttcttgaaattccATATTACGCAAGTTTTCTTCTTCTAACTCTTTAACACGTTCCTGCAGCTTGTGTAGCGCTTCGTTCTTAGCCGTGTTTTCATTATCCATTTCGTTGACTACTTGTTTGTATTCGTCGAGTTGACTTCGCAAGGCTGCTTGTTGTTCTAATAAATCTTTCTTTTCATAAACTAGTTTTTCTAATTCCGTATTTGCAGTATTCAATTCAGAGATTTTTGTGGTCTGATCTAATAATGTGCTCTGTAATCCTACTAAAGCCGTTTGTGATGCTTCAAATTTAATCAAGATACTCGACAGTTCACTTTCTTTTTCCGTTATAATTGCCGATTTTTGTTCAATATGAGCTTGCGCATCAATTAATTTCTGCTTCATGTCGACAAgtttttcaccaattttttccatattttgatCAGATTCCATTTCAAAAAGTTCGAATATATGGGctgtttcacatttttcttgttCTAAGGACAGCAGTGCATGCGACATCTCCGCATTGGTTGCTGAAATATTTGTGTTGACTGCTTGCACTGTGTCCACCATTTTCCTCAATTCCTCTATCTTACTTTTATCGTCTTCTGCCATTTTCGTTCTAAATTGGACTTCAGTGTTCGCAACATCTAATGCACTTTTCAATGATTCAATTTGATTTTGGAACTCCTTGGCATCGTGAAGTACGCTTGACTCTGCTTTTTTTAACTGTTCGATTTCACTACGACTTTTTCTCAGTTCATCTTCGATTGTTTTTAGTTCTGATTGCAAACTCTCTATTGTCTTATGTAGTTCCAACTTTTCTAACTCTAAAGTGCTGAGTGAATTTGAACCATCCAATTTGGTTTGACGTAATACCTCACGTATCTCTTCACCCTCGTTGcataagttaattatttttttacctaGCTCATCCTCCTTTGCTTTAAAATCGAGTTGAGATTTTAGTAATTCATCTTGTAGaagttttatttgttgttgtagactGGAAATAGCCTCATCTAACTTGGCCTTACTCTGCTCTGCATCCCTTAGCTGCGCTTGgaaattttcgataatttttttctgctcGGTTGATTCTTTCTCCTTCAAGATATCTAACAGACATGTTGACTGTGCTtgcatttcaaatttcaataattcaaACTCTTCTGCTTGTTTgtcttttgattttattgcttCTTGCAATTCACTTCTTAACAGTTCCGTTTCACGAAGTTTAGCTTCAAGTCGCTGTTCTAGCTCCTGCAATTGATTGCTAAGTTGCAAGCGATCAGCAGTTGATTTGTCTGTTAAGTCCTGCATAGTTTTCTGGTTTTGAGTAAGCTCCTCAGTCAATTTGGTTACAAGTGCACCAGAAGTGGTTGACGTGTTTCGCAGGGTTGCCAAGTCTCTTTGAAGATTCTCATTTTCATTCTCTATTCTCGTATATTTCGCAGAAAGTGCTTCAAATTTGCGTGATAGCTCGCTTAATTCTAGTTCCTGTTTACCACATTTTTCTTGTTCCAGCTTAAGAATTTCTACGCGCTTGATATTCTCCTCGGTAGCACTTTTCATTTCCTGCGTAAGCATCTCTACTTGGCTACACAATATATCTAGGCGTTGTTGACTGGCCTCCAACTGTCCTTCGAGATTAATGCGCTCCATGTTAGTTTTATCCAATAGTTCATCGTAAGCCTTTTGTTTTAGTGTCACCAtttgtgacactttcaaaagtTCAGTGTTTGAATCTGTAGATGATGTACGGAGTGTGTTCAAATCATTTTCAAGTGTTTTATTCTGCTCAACCATAGATTCATATTTGCTTTGCAAATTCTCCTGCTTACGTTTTTCGTCACTGAGTGTCAGCTCGAGTTTAATACTCTTTTCCTCAAGAACAGTCAATTGctcatttttttttgatatctcGCTGCGTGTTTGCTCAGTGATTGCGCGCTCTTCTTCcaaatcttttgaaaaatttgtacatttttgaATAATCTCTTCTATCTGACTTTCTAACTTCAACCGTTCATCATTATTTCTTCCTTCAGTTTCTAGTAAATTCTTCTGATACATCGCGAGTTGATCTTTAAGTCTACTAATCTCATCCTCAAGTTGACAAATAATTGAACGGGAAGAATTAAGTTCATTTTCAAGAGTCTCATTTTGAGTTTTCAGACTTTCACATTTTGTATTGAGGCTATCTAGCTTGCGCGTCAAATTTCCGATTTCAAGTTGTTGCTGCGCACACTGCTCATCTTGCATTTTATTTGCGATGTTTAAATCAGAACATTTGTTTAAAGTTAGCGCTAGCTCTTGCTTTTGTTGATTTAAGTCATTATTTGCGGTTTCAAGCGCACTCATGGTCGTATTAAGGTACTCTATTTTTTCTGCTATTACACGATCGTGATTCGCACATGCCTCCGCCTGAGACTTTAAAGCATTTTCTTTAGTTCTTAAATCTTCCAGCAGGGTTTGCTCCTTTACCTTAAATTCTTCGATCTTTGAATTCAATTCTTGTTCGGTCATCGAAAAATTCGATTCAAGTTGCTTTAAGCCTTGTTTTAACTGACCAGCCTCGATGTTAAGAGCCTcaatctttttcattttttcatctAGACATTCCTGTAATTTTCGTTGATCACTTTCTCGATTTTCGGTGAGAGttgtattcgatttttttaattcttctagGCTTTCTGTATATTCTTGTTGCTGATCCTTTAAAAGCTTACGAAGTTCTCCTTCTGTAACGGCggcaataattttcaattcttgTTCTTTTCTAAGCTCTGCATTTAGACGATCATTTTCTACTGTAgcatcattaattttttttttcatatcttcTATGACAATATCTAATTGTGTAATAGCATCTATATGCTCCTGATCTGCACTTGTTGCAGCCGACAACTGCTCTTCCAAGGTCTTCTGCGATTCAGTCAATTTTTTCACGTCTTCATTGACTGCTCTAAGCTGTATTTCTGCGGAGTCTTTAGTATTTCGCAAACTTATTAtctcatttttcaatttctcgacttcttgcaaaatttcagtcaTTTGCTTTTTCTCCTGCAAAAGTTTGTCTTGCTGTACTTTAACTAGTTCCTCTAGTGTCACATTCTCTGCTTTTTGCATGCTTAATTCCGATTTCAACTTCGCTAATTGCTCATTAATATCCTGCAATTGTGAATCACGATTTTTGCATTCTGTTTGTAAAATCTCATATTCATCTTGGTTATTAGAACGTTCGATTTCTACCGTAGATAGAGCATTTTTCTGAGCAGTAAGTTCAGAGCGCAATGTGTTTAATAGCATATCCTTCTCCTCCAGTTTAAGAGTAAAATCGGTTTGCAACTGCTGACGCTCCTTCTCTGCTTCTTCTTTAAGCAGATCCAATTCATGACGCAGATTCTGAATGCCACATGCTGATAATGAGAATTTTTCAAGACTCTCATCTTTGTACACCAGTTCTTTTTGCAATCCTTCATTTTCCTTTTGAAGATATACTATATTTTCCTGCAATCTTTTTTGCTCATCTTCAGCGTTAACGAGCCGAGCTTCGTATTcctctttttgttgttgtaattgtaatgTAATTTTGGCGTTCTCGGCAATGGATGTTTCAGTCGGCGCATTAATGGCAGTAGAGGTATCTTTTGCGGAGTCTGTTTCTGTAGGtggtgtaaaaaaattaatttacgtAATATAATAATAGACATACATGTGGAGTGTTATTCTTGTAGCGATATTGTCGTACTGTTCAAcagataatttttacttttatacatgtatattaGGGTTCCGATAGTTGATTTCTTTTTGCTGACCTTCATTACCGTAACGTCACACCACGTATACCATGTtgtatgagcaacacaaaatttataaGGCACCTTTAGTTATGAGAGCTCAGTGCATTTGCTGTataactttaactgcgtataaccAAATAATGGataatttttatggaaaaaacgAATCAGAGAAATGCTTGTGCACTTATCTACAAGGAGTAGAGCGCAACATTTTGTATTAGCATGTAGACTTTTAAAAGTTGTAGGTTTATTTGCTTAAGCAAATTTCCCTCTATCAATAGAGGAAAAGTAACATGATTTAAGCacggtttaaattgaaaaagagTTTGTTTACGTTTGCTTTTAGGATAAAAACTGGAACTTCAGGACACGTCAACAATAAAAGATCATCTTCAGAAATAACGGAAGCcgtaatgtatatgtacaagtatataaatatatgccattaataattaaattatttatataatttaatattcttCCGCTAAGCTTGGGCAGGAGGTAttgaacatacttatgtatgtatgaatgtagtATTGTATTCTTGTGCTAAACATTCAAAGATACTTTTAAATGGCCTTTTAGAAGAAATGAATGTTAATACTGTGCTAATTTTAAATTGAAGTTCGCTTACCTGTAGAAAGATCTGTTAATTTTTTCTccaattcctgaattttttccCTATATACATGAGTTTGGACCTAAAACATAAAAGGTGGACTTTGAGTTGAAGTtgttatttattcaatttaga
Proteins encoded in this region:
- the LOC120767303 gene encoding restin homolog isoform X10; protein product: MVKRQHDHGAVLTQDTEQFIIGQKVWVGGIRPGQIAYIGETHFAPGDWAGIVLDEPNGKNDGCVAGKRYFQCEPRRGIFSRLTRLTLAPLSGANTPTSPLAKMSPERSRTVSPTASIRSSFLRSPGKNGLAVGDRIIVSSGFGSRPGILRYLGETQFASGNWCGVELDEPSGKNDGSVDGIKYFECKPKYGVFVPIAKVSLSPSSKKSRLSRTGSRESLNSIGTINSIATTNTSRLRMNAQRKSLSIKPVVAAPKSQYSMQDLLHEKQKHIEQLMIERELDREDCQNQALQYQKNINELKSRIIQLERSLDDERKKSEDLQFSIDEATYCGNDVQTHVYREKIQELEKKLTDLSTETDSAKDTSTAINAPTETSIAENAKITLQLQQQKEEYEARLVNAEDEQKRLQENIVYLQKENEGLQKELVYKDESLEKFSLSACGIQNLRHELDLLKEEAEKERQQLQTDFTLKLEEKDMLLNTLRSELTAQKNALSTVEIERSNNQDEYEILQTECKNRDSQLQDINEQLAKLKSELSMQKAENVTLEELVKVQQDKLLQEKKQMTEILQEVEKLKNEIISLRNTKDSAEIQLRAVNEDVKKLTESQKTLEEQLSAATSADQEHIDAITQLDIVIEDMKKKINDATVENDRLNAELRKEQELKIIAAVTEGELRKLLKDQQQEYTESLEELKKSNTTLTENRESDQRKLQECLDEKMKKIEALNIEAGQLKQGLKQLESNFSMTEQELNSKIEEFKVKEQTLLEDLRTKENALKSQAEACANHDRVIAEKIEYLNTTMSALETANNDLNQQKQELALTLNKCSDLNIANKMQDEQCAQQQLEIGNLTRKLDSLNTKCESLKTQNETLENELNSSRSIICQLEDEISRLKDQLAMYQKNLLETEGRNNDERLKLESQIEEIIQKCTNFSKDLEEERAITEQTRSEISKKNEQLTVLEEKSIKLELTLSDEKRKQENLQSKYESMVEQNKTLENDLNTLRTSSTDSNTELLKVSQMVTLKQKAYDELLDKTNMERINLEGQLEASQQRLDILCSQVEMLTQEMKSATEENIKRVEILKLEQEKCGKQELELSELSRKFEALSAKYTRIENENENLQRDLATLRNTSTTSGALVTKLTEELTQNQKTMQDLTDKSTADRLQLSNQLQELEQRLEAKLRETELLRSELQEAIKSKDKQAEEFELLKFEMQAQSTCLLDILKEKESTEQKKIIENFQAQLRDAEQSKAKLDEAISSLQQQIKLLQDELLKSQLDFKAKEDELGKKIINLCNEGEEIREVLRQTKLDGSNSLSTLELEKLELHKTIESLQSELKTIEDELRKSRSEIEQLKKAESSVLHDAKEFQNQIESLKSALDVANTEVQFRTKMAEDDKSKIEELRKMVDTVQAVNTNISATNAEMSHALLSLEQEKCETAHIFELFEMESDQNMEKIGEKLVDMKQKLIDAQAHIEQKSAIITEKESELSSILIKFEASQTALVGLQSTLLDQTTKISELNTANTELEKLVYEKKDLLEQQAALRSQLDEYKQVVNEMDNENTAKNEALHKLQERVKELEEENLRNMEFQENLNSDNVKIQRKLESLDLEKTREIVAAQSRINELQALKVLKPNNSATADVPKEGEEPEGNLAQINFLNSIIADMQKKNDSLKAKIEALEALPTDFTQPKAFELIAKRKPAPRVFCDICDEFDKHETEDCPLQASDDRDYSPPPLTAATERKVRKLPEPRKYCETCEVFGHVTGECAEDEW
- the LOC120767303 gene encoding restin homolog isoform X11, whose translation is MTDHGAVLTQDTEQFIIGQKVWVGGIRPGQIAYIGETHFAPGDWAGIVLDEPNGKNDGCVAGKRYFQCEPRRGIFSRLTRLTLAPLSGANTPTSPLAKMSPERSRTVSPTASIRSSFLRSPGKNGLAVGDRIIVSSGFGSRPGILRYLGETQFASGNWCGVELDEPSGKNDGSVDGIKYFECKPKYGVFVPIAKVSLSPSSKKSRLSRTGSRESLNSIGTINSIATTNTSRLRMNAQRKSLSIKPVVAAPKSQYSMQDLLHEKQKHIEQLMIERELDREDCQNQALQYQKNINELKSRIIQLERSLDDERKKSEDLQFSIDEATYCGNDVQTHVYREKIQELEKKLTDLSTETDSAKDTSTAINAPTETSIAENAKITLQLQQQKEEYEARLVNAEDEQKRLQENIVYLQKENEGLQKELVYKDESLEKFSLSACGIQNLRHELDLLKEEAEKERQQLQTDFTLKLEEKDMLLNTLRSELTAQKNALSTVEIERSNNQDEYEILQTECKNRDSQLQDINEQLAKLKSELSMQKAENVTLEELVKVQQDKLLQEKKQMTEILQEVEKLKNEIISLRNTKDSAEIQLRAVNEDVKKLTESQKTLEEQLSAATSADQEHIDAITQLDIVIEDMKKKINDATVENDRLNAELRKEQELKIIAAVTEGELRKLLKDQQQEYTESLEELKKSNTTLTENRESDQRKLQECLDEKMKKIEALNIEAGQLKQGLKQLESNFSMTEQELNSKIEEFKVKEQTLLEDLRTKENALKSQAEACANHDRVIAEKIEYLNTTMSALETANNDLNQQKQELALTLNKCSDLNIANKMQDEQCAQQQLEIGNLTRKLDSLNTKCESLKTQNETLENELNSSRSIICQLEDEISRLKDQLAMYQKNLLETEGRNNDERLKLESQIEEIIQKCTNFSKDLEEERAITEQTRSEISKKNEQLTVLEEKSIKLELTLSDEKRKQENLQSKYESMVEQNKTLENDLNTLRTSSTDSNTELLKVSQMVTLKQKAYDELLDKTNMERINLEGQLEASQQRLDILCSQVEMLTQEMKSATEENIKRVEILKLEQEKCGKQELELSELSRKFEALSAKYTRIENENENLQRDLATLRNTSTTSGALVTKLTEELTQNQKTMQDLTDKSTADRLQLSNQLQELEQRLEAKLRETELLRSELQEAIKSKDKQAEEFELLKFEMQAQSTCLLDILKEKESTEQKKIIENFQAQLRDAEQSKAKLDEAISSLQQQIKLLQDELLKSQLDFKAKEDELGKKIINLCNEGEEIREVLRQTKLDGSNSLSTLELEKLELHKTIESLQSELKTIEDELRKSRSEIEQLKKAESSVLHDAKEFQNQIESLKSALDVANTEVQFRTKMAEDDKSKIEELRKMVDTVQAVNTNISATNAEMSHALLSLEQEKCETAHIFELFEMESDQNMEKIGEKLVDMKQKLIDAQAHIEQKSAIITEKESELSSILIKFEASQTALVGLQSTLLDQTTKISELNTANTELEKLVYEKKDLLEQQAALRSQLDEYKQVVNEMDNENTAKNEALHKLQERVKELEEENLRNMEFQENLNSDNVKIQRKLESLDLEKTREIVAAQSRINELQALKVLKPNNSATADVPKEGEEPEGNLAQINFLNSIIADMQKKNDSLKAKIEALEALPTDFTQPKAFELIAKRKPAPRVFCDICDEFDKHETEDCPLQASDDRDYSPPPLTAATERKVRKLPEPRKYCETCEVFGHVTGECAEDEW